A part of Brassica rapa cultivar Chiifu-401-42 chromosome A05, CAAS_Brap_v3.01, whole genome shotgun sequence genomic DNA contains:
- the LOC103870709 gene encoding sterol 3-beta-glucosyltransferase UGT80A2 — MPPETSPAKLGRASSSSSSSSSSSSDRASVKIEEIEDGGSCSGVVVVNGSEVVETKLESAVTDDNAVAESSGGGSKSFARVWTMPVEGSSSSDKAESSSSASKPRLDKSKTERQQQKEKVTHILAEDAAKIFDDRLSAGKKLKLLNRIATVKHDGTVEFEVPADVIPQPIAVDREEDSKNGVCPDESIDGVDLQYIPPMQIVMLIVGTRGDVQPFVAIAKRLQDYGHRVRLATHANFKDFVLTAGLEFYPLGGDPKVLAEYMVKNKGFLPSGPSEIPVQRNQMKDIINSLLPACKEPDPDSGISFKADAIIANPPAYGHTHVAEALRIPIHVFFTMPWTPTSEFPHPLSRVKQPAGYRLSYQIVDSLIWLGIRDMINDLRKKKLKLRPVTYLSGTQSSGSNIPYGYMWSPHLVPKPKDWGPQIDVVGFCFLDLASNYEPPAELVEWLEAGDKPIYIGFGSLPVQEPETMTEIIVEALQRTKQRGIINKGWGGLGNLKEPKDFVYLLDNVPHDWLFPRCKAVVHHGGAGTTAAGLKAACPTTIVPFFGDQPFWGERVHARGVGPSPIPVDEFSLHKLEDAINFMLDDKVKSSAETLAKAMKDEDGVAGAVKAFFKHLPSMRQNVSDPIPEPSSFLSFRRCFGCS, encoded by the exons ATGCCGCCGGAAACATCGCCGGCCAAACTCGGCAgagcttcttcctcctcttcttcatcgTCATCTTCAAGCTCAGACCGCGCTTCCGTCAAAATCGAGGAGATTGAAGACGGAGGCAGTTGCAGCGGCGTCGTCGTCGTCAATGGCTCTGAAGTAGTGGAGACCAAACTAGAGTCTGCTGTTACCGACGACAACGCAGTGGCTGAATCTTCAG gtgGTGGGAGTAAAAGCTTTGCTAGAGTATGGACAATGCCTGTGGAGGGTTCTTCGAGTAGCGATAAAgctgaatcatcatcatcagcgtCAAAGCCTAGGTTAGATAAATCAAAGACTGAGAGGCAACAGCAGAAAGAGAAAGTTACTCACATTCTCGCCGAGGACGCCGCTAAGATTTTCGATGACAGACTCTCTGCAGGGAAGAAG cTGAAATTGTTGAACCGTATAGCTACGGTGAAACATGATGGGACTGTTGAGTTTGAAGTTCCGGCAGATGTTATCCCACAGCCTATTGCTGTAGACCGTGAAGAAGATTCCAAAAACGGTGTTTGTCCTGATGAGTCTATTGATGGGGTTGATCTTCAGTATATCCCTCCTATGCAGATTGTGATGCTGATCGTTGGAACTCGTGGTGATGTTCAGCCCTTTGTTGCAATAGCCAAACGCCTTCAG GACTATGGGCATAGAGTTAGACTTGCAACTCATGCGAATTTCAAAGATTTTGTTTTGACTGCTGGTTTGGAGTTTTATCCTTTAGGTGGAGATCCAAAAGTGCTAGCTGAGT ATATGGTTAAGAACAAGGGGTTTTTACCATCAGGCCCTTCAGAGATTCCGGTTCAACGAAACCAAATGAAGGACATCATAAACTCTCTGCTTCCAGCATGTAAAGAACCTGATCCAGATTCTGGCATCTCCTTTAAAGCCGACGCAATTATCGCCAATCCTCCAGCATATG GACATACACATGTGGCAGAAGCACTAAGGATACCGATACACGTATTTTTCACCATGCCTTGGAC GCCAACCAGTGAGTTTCCACACCCTTTGTCACGTGTCAAGCAACCAGCAGGATACAGA CTTTCGTATCAAATCGTGGATTCATTGATCTGGCTTGGGATAAGGGACATGATTAATGATCTTAGGAAAAAGAAACTGAAGCTGCGGCCTGTTACATATCTAAGTGGAACACAAAGCTCTGGCTCTAACATTCCATATGGATATATGTGGAGTCCTCATCTAGTCCCAAAGCCCAAAG ACTGGGGACCACAAATAGATGTAGTGGGATTCTGCTTCCTTGATCTTGCATCAAACTATGAACCTCCTGCAGAACTTGTGGAATGGCTAGAAGCTGGTGACAAACCTATTTACATCGGCTTTGGTAGTCtc CCTGTCCAAGAACCAGAGACAATGACTGAAATAATTGTGGAAGCACTTCAAAGAACCAAACAGAGAGGAATCATCAACAAAGGCTGGGGTGGCCTTGGAAACT TGAAAGAACCGAAGGACTTTGTTTACTTGTTGGATAATGTCCCACATGACTGGTTATTCCCAAGATGCAAGGCAGTG GTTCATCATGGAGGTGCTGGAACAACGGCTGCAGGTCTTAAAGCAGCT TGCCCAACTACAATAGTGCCTTTTTTTGGAGACCAACCTTTTTGGGGAGAACGAGTGCACGCTAGAGGAGTAGGTCCTTCACCAATCCCAGTAGACGAATTCTCACTCCATAAGCTTGAAGATGCCATTAATTTCATGCTTGACGATAAG GTGAAGAGCAGTGCAGAGACACTAGCAAAGGCGATGAAGGACGAGGATGGTGTGGCTGGAGCTGTGAAGGCCTTCTTCAAACATCTTCCGAGTATGAGACAGAATGTTTCGGATCCTATCCCTGAACCATCGAGCTTCCTATCGTTTAGAAGATGCTTTGGCTGTTCGTAA
- the LOC103870710 gene encoding probable pectate lyase 8, which yields MAVTKLIFFASALLVTTLFIGVNSSRSNETWHEHAVEKPEEVAAMVDMSIRNSTERRRLGYFSCATGNPIDDCWRCDRKWQLRRKRLADCSIGFGRNAIGGRDGRYYVVTDPNDDDPVTPVPGTLRHAVIQNEPLWIVFKRDMVITLKQELIMNSFKTIDGRGVNVHIANGACLTIQYVTNIIVHGIHIHDCKPTGNAMVRSSPSHYGWRSMADGDAISIFGSSHIWIDHNSLSNCADGLVDAVMSSTAITVSNNFFTHHNEVMLLGHSDSYTRDKVMQVTIAYNHFGEGLIQRMPRCRHGYFHVVNNDYTHWEMYAIGGSAGPTINSQGNRFLAPVNPFAKEVTKREYTGQSKWKHWNWRSEGDLFLNGAFFTRSGAGAGAGYARASSLSAKSSSLVGTMTSYSGALNCRAGRRC from the exons ATGGCTGTCACAAAACTTATCTTCTTTGCTTCGGCATTACTTGTAACAACGCTGTTTATCGGCGTTAATTCATCCAG GTCGAATGAAACATGGCATGAACATGCAGTTGAGAAACCAGAGGAAGTAGCTGCCATGGTGGACAT GAGCATTCGCAACAGCACGGAGCGGAGACGCTTAGGCTACTTCTCCTGCGCCACCGGCAACCCAATCGACGACTGCTGGCGCTGCGACCGCAAATGGCAGCTCCGCCGCAAACGCCTCGCCGACTGCTCGATCGGATTCGGCCGCAACGCGATCGGCGGCCGCGACGGCCGCTACTACGTCGTGACCGACCCCAACGACGACGATCCCGTCACCCCCGTCCCGGGAACGCTCCGCCACGCCGTGATCCAGAACGAGCCGCTCTGGATCGTCTTCAAGCGCGACATGGTCATAACCCTAAAGCAGGAGCTGATCATGAACAGCTTCAAGACCATCGACGGCCGCGGCGTCAACGTCCACATCGCCAACGGCGCGTGCCTCACGATCCAGTACGTGACCAACATTATTGTTCATGGGATTCATATTCATGATTGTAAGCCCACGGGTAACGCGATGGTGAGAAGCTCACCGTCGCATTACGGGTGGAGATCGATGGCTGATGGTGACGCCATCTCCATCTTTGGGTCGAGTCATATTTGGATTGATCATAACTCGCTCTCGAATTGCGCTGATGGGCTTGTGGATGCCGTTATGAGCTCCACTGCGATTACGGTCTCTAACAACTTCTTCACTCACCACAATGAG GTTATGTTGTTGGGGCATAGTGATTCATACACAAGGGACAAAGTGATGCAAGTTACAATTGCTTACAACCATTTTGGTGAGGGTCTTATCCAGAGAATGCCAAG GTGTAGGCATGGATACTTCCATGTAGTGAACAACGACTACACACACTGGGAAATGTATGCTATTGGTGGTAGTGCTGGTCCGACTATCAACAGTCAGGGGAATCGATTTCTTGCCCCAGTAAACCCATTTGCTAAGGAG GTGACTAAGAGGGAGTACACGGGACAATCAAAATGGAAGCACTGGAATTGGAGATCAGAAGGAGATCTTTTCTTAAACGGAGCATTTTTCACACGGTCTGGGGCTGGAGCTGGAGCCGGCTACGCCAGAGCTTCGAGTTTGTCGGCCAAATCATCCTCACTCGTAGGCACCATGACCTCTTACTCTGGTGCTCTTAACTGCAGAGCCGGTCGCAGGTGTTAA
- the LOC103870711 gene encoding putative defensin-like protein 73, producing the protein MKINCKTGFMSFLMIASVLIIFLVAPEKVEAEPQCIGLCGMIFDCPTACIRMGYQSGQCVGWENPDQCCCDH; encoded by the exons ATGAAGATAAATTGCAAGACTGGATTCATGAGCTTCCTAATGATTGCTTCAGTACTCATCATATTTCTCGTGGCTCCAG AAAAAGTTGAAGCCGAGCCACAATGCATTGGACTGTGTGGAATGATTTTTGACTGTCCGACTGCTTGCATCAGGATGGGATACCAATCTGGCCAATGCGTTGGCTGGGAAAATCCGGATCAATGTTGTTGTGACCATTAA